Within the Arthrobacter sp. UKPF54-2 genome, the region TGATCCGGCGGTACATTGTGGAATGGCCGTCGCTCAACGGATAAAAGGTACCTCGGGGATAACAGGCTGATCTTGCCCAAGAGTCCATATCGACGGCATGGTTTGGCACCTCGATGTCGGCTCGTCGCATCCTGGGGCTGGAGTAGGTCCCAAGGGTTGGGCTGTTCGCCCATTAAAGCGGTACGCGAGCTGGGTTTAGAACGTCGTGAGACAGTTCGGTCCCTATCCGCTGCGCGCGCAGGAAATTTGAGAAGGGCTGTCCTTAGTACGAGAGGACCGGGACGGACGAACCTCTGGTGTGTCAGTTGTACTGCCAAGTGCACCGCTGATTAGCTACGTTCGGATGGGATAACCGCTGAAAGCATCTAAGCGGGAAGCTCGCTTCGAGATGAGATTTCCATACACCTTGCGTGTGAGAGGCCCCCAGCCAGACCACTGGGTTGATAGGCCGGATGTGGAAGCGAGGACTAACGACTCGTGAAGCTGACCGGTACTAATAGGCCGATAACTTACACCACACACCCCTCCCGCGAACCAACATCAAAAGGGGTTCGCACCACGGGAAGGGTACAAAGAAACAAGACTGCTTGCGTCCACTATGTGGTTCCCAAACAACAAACCCGTCGCCAGACGAAACGTTGCACAGGAACCAAAACAACTGAATACAACACCACAAGTTGTAACCACAGATTTCCCACCCCAGGCCCCCGGCCAGGGCGCGGACACAGGGTTACGGCGGTCATAGCGTGGGGGAAACGCCCGGTCCCATTCCGAACCCGGAAGCTAAGACCCACAGCGCCGATGGTACTGCACCCGGGAGGGTGTGGGAGAGTAGGTCACCGCCGGAACATCATTGAGGTCGAGAGCCTCCAACCACCAGGTTGGAGGCTCTCCCCCTTTAACCCCCAAACCACCCACCGAACCCTCCCGCAGCACTGACACTCATCCGACTGACCCTCCCGCAGATCCTGCCGGCACGACACCAACCCTCCCGCACTTCCGTGGCCTAACGTCGGAACCCTCCTGCAGCAGCGTGTGCCCCCGCGTCGGTCGAGGCACTCCAGAGGTGAGGGAGCGTTGGGCAGAAACGTGCCAGAGGTGCGGGAGCGTTGGGGAGAAGCGTGCCACATGTGCGGGAGCGTCCGGCCGAAGTATGTCAGAGGTGAGGGAGCGTTGGGGAGAAGCGTGCCAAACGTGAGGGAGCGTCGGGAGGGAAGCCGCGACGATCGCCGTCGGCCGCGTCAGCGGGGAAACTTTCGGCCGTGAAGCCAGGCCAGGAGCTCGATGGCGAGACCGCCGGCAATGCCGGCGGCCAGCGCGGCCAGCAGCAGCCCGGTCGGCGGCCAGGACAGGATGAAGAACTCCTGTGCCAGGGGGAGGTTGAGCAGGATCACGAGCGCAGCGCACATCGCCGCCAACACCCCCACCCGGCCTACGTTGAGCGGCCGGGACACGACCGCAAGGATCCAGAGCCCAATCACCGAGAGGGTGAGGACGGAAGCGGATCCCACGGTCTCCGGCGTCGTTCGTCCCAATAGCGCGATACCGTTCAGCGCCAAAAGTGCGGCCGCGACGATTAGCCCCGCCGGCACGGAGAACCAGAGGGAACGGCGCAGGAAACCCGGCTTGTATCGGCGGGCGTTGGGCATCAGCGCCAGGAAGAAGGCCGGGATGCCGATTGTCAGGCCGTCGGTGAAGGACAGCTGGCGGGGCAGGAACGGGAAGGGCCACTGCATCAGCCCGAACGTCACCGCGATGGCGATCGAATAGGCGGTCTTGCTGAGAAAAAGGCTCGAGACCCGTTCGATGTTAGCGATGACCCGCCGGCCTTCCGCCAGCACCTCCGGGAGCCGGTCGAAGCGCCCGTCGAGCAGGACCAAACGCGACACTGCTTTGGTGGCGGGTGCGGCGGAATCCATGGCTATGCCAAGGTCCGCCGTCTTGAGGGCGAGGGCGTCGTTGACCCCGTCCCCGGTCATGGCCACGGTATGTCCAAGCCGTTGAAGGGCGGAGACCATGTCCTTTTTCTGGTCGGGGCTGACCCTGCCGAACACCGTGTTGCTGCCCATCACCTCTTCGAGGAGCGCCGGGTCCTCCGGCAGCTCGCGGGCGTCGTAGCCATCCGCCACGTCGAGGCCAACCCGGCGGGCGATGGCGGCGACGGTCCGGGGATCGTCGCCGGAAATGATCTTCACCTCGACCCCCTCGGTGCGGAAGAATTCCAGGGTCTCGCGGGCGTCCGAACGGGGTTGCTCCCGGAACGTCAGGAGCGCTACGGGCCGGAGTCCGGTAGGCAGTGTCGCCACCTTGCCCGCTTCCGGCAACCCGTCAGCTCCGGCCAGAAGCAGCGTTCGCAGTCCCGCCCGGGCCAGCTCGCCGGCTTGTTCCAGGACGCCGGCGTGGCCGGCGGGTGCCAGGACCATTTCCGGTGCACCCAGAATCCAGGTGGGCGTTGTGCCGTTGTTGCCGCCGAAGGAGACCCCGCTCCACTTCCGGGAGGACGAAAAGGGAACATAGGAGACCGACTGGAATCCGCCGTCGTCCTCGAAAGCGCTGGCCAGGCTCCGTGCCGTCGCGTTCGCCTCCGGCTCGGTGGCAAACCACCCGAGGGCCTGCTGCCAGCCGGGGTCGGGCGAGGGAGTTAGCTGGTGGACGGCCTCGAACCTGAGACCCCCCTCGGTCAGGGTTCCGGTCTTGTCCATGCACAGGATGTCGACCCGGGCGAGTCCTTCCACGGCTGCGAGCTCCTGAATGAGCACCTTGTGTCCGGCCAGCCGGAGGCCCCCGACGGCAAACGCCACGCTGGCCAGCAGCACGAGACCCAGCGGAACCATGGCAATGACACTGGCGATGACGCCCACCATGGCCCCGGTCCAGGCGCCGGTGGCAAGGGCGTCCTGCCAGCCGCCCCGCGCCTGCAGTTCGCCGTTGATCACCACGACGGCGACCGGGAGGATCCCCCACGCGATCCAGCGGAGGACCCGGTTGAGGCTGTTACGGATCTCCGAGTTCACCAGCGAGAAGCGGCGCGCATCCGCCGTGAGCCGGCTGGCGAAGGATTCGGCCCCCACCCTGATCACCCGCGCCTTGCCGTGGCCGGCCACGATGATGGATCCCGAAAGCACCTCGGCGCCGGCATCCTTGTCGATCGGATCCGATTCGCCGGTAAGGAGGGATTCGTCGGCCTCCAGGCCGGCCGCGTCGAGCACCGAGGCGTCCGCGGTGACCTGGTCCCCGGCGCGCAGGACCAGAACGTCATCCCGCACGACGTCGGCCGTGGCGATCTCAAGGATCTGGCCGTCGCGAAGCACCCTGGCCCGCGGGGCGTCCAACACCGCGAGGCGGTCCAGGGATCTCTTCGCCCTGAACTCCTGGACGACCCCGATCACGGCGTTGCCCGCGGCGGCCAGCCCAAAGAGGGCATCCTGCCAGCGGCCCAGGAGCAGCAACACCAGGAAACTGGTGCCGACGATCGCGTTGAAGAGCGTCAGGACATTGGCCCGGAAAATTTGCCAAAGGCTCCGGCTAGTCTTGTCGGGCAAACGGTTGTCCAGGCCGCTTTCAATACGGGCAGCTACCTCGTGGCGCGAAAGCCCGTTCACGGCGGGGCCGGACACACGCCGATGGAGCAAAGCGGGGTTCTGGCGCCGGCGTTGTGCCCTCACCCCCCCGATGGTAACGGCCCGGGGGCCGGACGTGATGGAGCTTACGGCCCTGATCCCTCCGGAAATCGATGACGCCGGCCACCCCGGGCGGGTGCGCGGAGCCCGGCGCGCCCCCGTGTGCGGCGGAACGGCGGGGATGTCGCGGCCGTTGCGCAAATGGAGGAGAGGCTCCGGGGCGGGTTTGCGATTGGCGTCGGCTGGGTGTATTGTTTTCTAAGTCGCCACGAGGGAGACCAGCGGAAATGCTGGAGTACCGGAGGCGGCCAACCCCCCAAAATAATTCAAAACCAAGGTCTCCCGTCGCCTCAGGCGCCAGGAGAATTCTGGTGGGGCTGGTTCGTCTGCTGATGCAGGTCGCGGAAACGCTGATTTGCTTCGCAGGGTGGGACCGGGTAAGTTTGAAAAGTTGCTCCGGAGCGATCTGCGGCCCTGTTGAGGGGTTGTGGTGGTGCCGGGTGTGTCTGTTGTTTGAGAACTCAATAGTGTGCCAAGTTTGTTGATACCAATTTTTTGTATTGAATTGGTTGATTGTGCCGGATTGTCCACCCCGTGGATGGTCTGGTGTTTTTAGCTGGTTTCAAATTTTGTGCAGCCGGGTTTCCGCGTTTTCCCGTGGTTCCTGGTTGTGTCTGTTTTTCTTCAACGGAGAGTTTGATCCTGGCTCAGGATGAACGCTGGCGGCGTGCTTAACACATGCAAGTCGAACGATGATCCGGTGCTTGCATCGGGGATTAGTGGCGAACGGGTGAGTAACACGTGAGTAACCTGCCCTTAACTCTGGGATAAGCCTGGGAAACTGGGTCTAATACCGGATATGACTCCTCATCGCATGGTGGGGGGTGGAAAGCTTTATTGTGGTTTTGGATGGACTCGCGGCCTATCAGCTTGTTGGTGAGGTAATGGCTCACCAAGGCGACGACGGGTAGCCGGCCTGAGAGGGTGACCGGCCACACTGGGACTGAGACACGGCCCAGACTCCTACGGGAGGCAGCAGTGGGGAATATTGCACAATGGGCGCAAGCCTGATGCAGCGACGCCGCGTGAGGGATGACGGCCTTCGGGTTGTAAACCTCTTTCAGTAGGGAAGAAGCGAAAGTGACGGTACCTGCAGAAGAAGCGCCGGCTAACTACGTGCCAGCAGCCGCGGTAATACGTAGGGCGCAAGCGTTATCCGGAATTATTGGGCGTAAAGAGCTCGTAGGCGGTTTGTCGCGTCTGCCGTGAAAGTCCGGGGCTCAACTCCGGATCTGCGGTGGGTACGGGCAGACTAGAGTGATGTAGGGGAGACTGGAATTCCTGGTGTAGCGGTGAAATGCGCAGATATCAGGAGGAACACCGATGGCGAAGGCAGGTCTCTGGGCATTAACTGACGCTGAGGAGCGAAAGCATGGGGAGCGAACAGGATTAGATACCCTGGTAGTCCATGCCGTAAACGTTGGGCACTAGGTGTGGGGGACATTCCACGTTTTCCGCGCCGTAGCTAACGCATTAAGTGCCCCGCCTGGGGAGTACGGCCGCAAGGCTAAAACTCAAAGGAATTGACGGGGGCCCGCACAAGCGGCGGAGCATGCGGATTAATTCGATGCAACGCGAAGAACCTTACCAAGGCTTGACATGAACCGGTAATACCTGGAAACAGGTGCCCCGCTTGCGGTCGGTTCACAGGTGGTGCATGGTTGTCGTCAGCTCGTGTCGTGAGATGTTGGGTTAAGTCCCGCAACGAGCGCAACCCTCGTTCCATGTTGCCAGCGCGTAATGGCGGGGACTCATGGGAGACTGCCGGGGTCAACTCGGAGGAAGGTGGGGACGACGTCAAATCATCATGCCCCTTATGTCTTGGGCTTCACGCATGCTACAATGGCCGGTACAAAGGGTTGCGATACTGTGAGGTGGAGCTAATCCCAAAAAGCCGGTCTCAGTTCGGATTGGGGTCTGCAACTCGACCCCATGAAGTCGGAGTCGCTAGTAATCGCAGATCAGCAACGCTGCGGTGAATACGTTCCCGGGCCTTGTACACACCGCCCGTCAAGTCACGAAAGTTGGTAACACCCGAAGCCGGTGGCCTAACCCCTTGTGGGAGGGAGCTGTCGAAGGTGGGACTGGCGATTGGGACTAAGTCGTAACAAGGTAGCCGTACCGGAAGGTGCGGCTGGATCACCTCCTTTCTAAGGAGCACCTACAACAACCCCGCCCCGCGTTTCGTGGGTGTGGTGGTGTTGTCAGGAGTAACGCCCGTTGCGCAGACGCAAGTTCTGCGGCGGGTGCTCACGGGTGGAATATCAACAAATAGCGGCCGCTGCGTTTCCTCCGGCACCCAGTACGGAACCACCCTTGTGTGGGTCCTGGAACGGTGTGTGAGGGTTCGGGCGGTTTAGTGTTTGGCACACTGTTGGGTCCTGAGACAACAGGACCGGTTGCTACGGCCTTCGGGTGGTGGTGTCCGGGACTTGTGTTTCTGGTTTCCCGGCTGCGGCGTTTCATGCACTGTGTGGGTCCCTTGTGGGGTCCGGGTGTGTGGGGTGTGTGGTACGGGGTTGTTGTTTGAGAACTACATAGTGGACGCGAGCATCTTTTATAAGAAGCAATTTCCAAGAATATGAACCTGGATCTGGCTGCGCGTGATGGTGTCACTCTTTTGGGGTGGTGTTGTTGGGTGTGGTTGGTTTCGTGGTTCTCTCGAAATTACTCCTTGATCTTTTGTGGTCAAGTTTTTAAGAGCACACGGTGGATGCCTTGGCATTAGGAGCCGAAGAAGGACGTAGGAATCTGCGATAAGCCTGGGGGAGTCGATAACCGGACTGTGATCCCAGGGTGTCCGAATGGGGAAACCCCGCCAGACGCGCGAGTGATCTGGTGACCCGCATCTGAACACATAGGGTGCGTGGAGGGAACGCGGGGAAGTGAAACATCTCAGTACCCGCAGGAAGAGAAAACAATAGTGATTCCGTTAGTAGTGGCGAGCGAACGCGGATCAGGCTAAACCGTTCCATGTGTGATAGCCGGCGGGCGTTGCATGGTCGGGGTTGTGGGACTTTCCGTTCTGTCTCTGCCGGGACAGTGGGGTGAGAGCATGTGCATAGGTGAACGGTCTTGAAAGGCCGGCCAGAGAGGGTGTGAGCCCCGTAACCGAAATGTAGTGTGCCGCCTGGGAAGTATCCCAAGTAGCACGGGGCCCGAGAAATCCCGTGCGAATCTGTCAGGACCACCTGATAAGCCTAAATACTCCCTAATGACCGATAGCGGACCAGTACCGTGAGGGAAAGGTGAAAAGTACCCCGGGAGGGGAGTGAAACAGTACCTGAAACCGTGTGCTTACAATCCGTCGGAGCCTCCGCAGCTTGCTGTGTTGGGGTGACGGCGTGCCTTTTGAAGAATGAGCCTGCGAGTTAGTGTTACGTCGCGAGGTTAACCCGTGTGGGGAAGCCGTAGCGAAAGCGAGTCTGAACAGGGCGTTGCAGTGGCGTGATCTAGACCCGAAGCGAAGTGATCTACCCATGGCCAGGTTGAAGCGACGGTAAGACGTCGTGGAGGACCGAACCCACTTCAGTTGAAAATGGAGGGGATGAGCTGTGGGTAGGGGTGAAAGGCCAATCAAACTTCGTGATAGCTGGTTCTCCCCGAAATGCATTTAGGTGCAGCGTTGCGTGTTTCTTACCGGAGGTAGAGCTACTGGATGGCTAATGGGCCCTACAAGGTTACTGACGTCAGCCAAACTCCGAATGCCGGTAAGTGAGAGCGCAGCAGTGAGACTGTGGGGGATAAGCTTCATAGTCGAGAGGGAAACAGCCCAGACCACCAACTAAGGCCCCTAAGCGTGTGCTAAGTGGGAAAGGATGTGGAGTTGCGAAGACAACCAGGAGGTTGGCTTAGAAGCAGCCATCCTTAAAAGAGTGCGTAATAGCTCACTGGTCAAGTGATTCCGCGCCGACAATGTAGCGGGGCTCAAGTACACCGCCGAAGTTGTGGCATTCAGATAGTAGCTAAGCCCTTGTGGTTCAGGCGTCTGGATGGGTAGGGGAGCGTCGTGTGGGCAGTGAAGTCGCGGTGGAAACCAGCGGTGGAGCCTACACGAGTGAGAATGCAGGCATGAGTAGCGAAAGACGGGTGAGAAACCCGTCCGCCGAATGATCAAGGGTTCCAGGGTCAAGCTAATCTGCCCTGGGTAAGTCGGGACCTAAGGCGAGGCCGACAGGCGTAGTCGATGGACAACGGGTTGATATTCCCGTACCGGCGAAAAACCGCCCATGCTGAACAGGGGATACTAACCGCCCGAGACCTGCCCGACACCCCTTGTGGGTGAAGGGTTTTGGTGGAGCGCGGGACCGAAACCTGGGAGGCAAGCGTATTAACAGGTGTGACGCAGGAAGGTAGCCGAGCCGGGCGATGGTTGTCCCGGTCTAAGGATGTAGGGCGAACGGTAGGCAAATCCGCCGTTCATGATGCCTGAGACCCGACGGGACCCCCGTATGGGGGGATTCGGTGATCCTATGCTGCCTAGAAAAGCATCGACGCGAGGTTTTAGCCGCCCGTACCCCAAACCGACACAGGTGATCAGGTAGAGAATACTAAGGCGATCGAGAGAATTATGGTTAAGGAACTCGGCAAAATGCCCCCGTAACTTCGGGAGAAGGGGGGCCCCTATCGTGATGGACACTTGCTGTCCGGAGCGTGCAGGGGCCGCAGAGACCAGGGGGAAGCGACTGTTTACTAAAAACACAGGTCCGTGCGAAGTCGCAAGACGATGTATACGGACTGACTCCTGCCCGGTGCTGGAAGGTTAAGAGGACCGGTTAGCCGCAAGGCGAAGCTGAGAATTTAAGCCCCAGTAAACGGCGGTGGTAACTATAACCATCCTAAGGTAGCGAAATTCCTTGTCGGGTAAGTTCCGACCTGCACGAATGGAGTAACGACTTCCCCGCTGTCTCAACCATAAACTCGGCGAAATTGCAGTACGAGTAAAGATGCTCGTTACGCGCAGCAGGACGGAAAGACCCCGAGACCTTTACTATAGTTTGGTATTGGTGTTCGGAGTGGCTTGTGTAGGATAGGTGGGAGACGTTGAAGCCCGGACGCCAGTTCGGGTGGAGTCATCGTTGAAATACCACTCTGGTCACTTTGGACATCTAACTTCGGCCCGTAATCCGGGTCAGGGACAGTGCCTGATGGGTAGTTTAACTGGGGCGGTTGCCTCCTAAAAAGTAACGGAGGCGCCCAAAGGTTCCCTCAGCCTGGTTGGCAATCAGGTGTCGAGTGTAAGTGCACAAGGGAGCTTGACTGTGAGAGAGACATCTCGAGCAGGGACGAAAGTCGGGACTAGTGATCCGGCGGTACATTGTGGAATGGCCGTCGCTCAACGGATAAAAGGTACCTCGGGGATAACAGGCTGATCTTGCCCAAGAGTCCATATCGACGGCATGGTTTGGCACCTCGATGTCGGCTCGTCGCATCCTGGGGCTGGAGTAGGTCCCAAGGGTTGGGCTGTTCGCCCATTAAAGCGGTACGCGAGCTGGGTTTAGAACGTCGTGAGACAGTTCGGTCCCTATCCGCTGCGCGCGCAGGAAATTTGAGAAGGGCTGTCCTTAGTACGAGAGGACCGGGACGGACGAACCTCTGGTGTGTCAGTTGTACTGCCAAGTGCACCGCTGATTAGCTACGTTCGGATGGGATAACCGCTGAAAGCATCTAAGCGGGAAGCTCGCTTCGAGATGAGATTTCCATACACCTTGCGTGTGAGAGGCCCCCAGCCAGACCACTGGGTTGATAGGCCGGATGTGGAAGCGAGGACTAACGACTCGTGAAGCTGACCGGTACTAATAGGCCGATAACTTACACCACACACCCCTCCCGCGAACCAACATCAAAAGGGGTTCGCACCACGGGAAGGGTACAAAGAAACAAGACTGCTTGCGTCCACTATGTGGTTCCCAAACAACAAACCCGTCGCCAGACGAAACGTTGCACAGGAACCAAAACAACTGAATACAACACCACATGTTGTAACCACAGATTTCCCACCCCAGGCCCCCGGCCAGGGCGCGGACACAGGGTTACGGCGGTCATAGCGTGGGGGAAACGCCCGGTCCCATTCCGAACCCGGAAGCTAAGACCCACAGCGCCGATGGTACTGCACCCGGGAGGTGTGGGAGAGTAGGTCACCGCCGGAACATCATTGAGGTCGAGAGCCTCCAACCACCAGGTTGGAGGCTCTCCCCCTTTAACCCCAAAACCACCCACCGCCGTCGCGCGTAGAAGCCGCGGCGCCGCCGCCGCGAAGGGGCCGCTTCCGTTGCCGGCGCCCGGTGGGCGGTTGGCGCGTCCGCTGTTGGCTGAAAAGCGGCGTCCAAGGCCCTCGAAACCCGGAACTTTTCCCAAAAAAGGGCGAAAACACGCGGAATTTGCCACCTTGGCGGCGGCAAGCTGGTAAGTTTTCGAAGAGTGGCTTGCACGCATGCCGCGTGCAGGCTTCAGAAATTAGAACAGTCCAGGAGGACATAAATGGCTAAGAACCGTAGTGAACTTGTTGCAGAGGTAGCTGGCAAGGCCGGCACCAGCCAGGCAGCCGTCAACTCCGTGCTCGATGCACTGTTCGAGGTTTTCGAGACCTCTGTCGCCGCGGGCGAGAAGATCACCATCCCCGGCTGGCTTGCCGTCGAGCGCACCGACCGTGCAGCCCGCACCGGCCGCAACCCGCAGACCGGCGAGACCATCCAGATCGCCGCTGGCCACAGCGTCAAGCTGACCGCCGGCTCCAAGCTGAAGGCTGCAGTCGCCAAGAAGAAGTAGTCTTCTTCGAACGCTTGAAAGGAGCGGCAACCTACGGGTTGCCGCTCCTTTTGCGTTAACCCCCGCCGCCAGGATTCGGTGCGCGGGCGGCCGTAGCGGACAATGGAGTTGTGCCTTCCGCAGCAAAACCCCGAACTTCAGCAGCGCCTTCCCCGAGCGGGGGAGCGTCCGGCTCCGCTGCCGGAGCTACGGGGATTGGCCGGCCCTGGCAGCTCGCCGGCCTGGCCGCTGTCTTCGTGGGACTGGCGGCTGCGCTGCTGTTCTCCGGCGCTGCGGGTGCCCGCGCGGTCTCGGACCCCGGAGCGCTGGTCCGCTGGGGTCTCCCGGTCAGCAAAGCCGTCCACAACGTAGCCCTTGCCACGGTGATCGGCGGCCTGATCTTTGCCGTCGGGATCCTGCCCAGAAATCTCAATGGTGCTCGTTCCAGGGACAGCGACGCCCCGGAACATCCCGCGTTCACCCGCGTCCTGGCCGTCGCCGCCGCAGCCGGCGTCGCCTGGACCCTCTCCGCCGTCGCTGTACTGGTGCTGAGCTACTCCGACATCGCGGGCCAGGCGATCTCTGGGGACCCGGAATTCACCAGGTCCCTCGTCTACTTCATGACCGACATTGAGACCGGGCGGGCCTGGTTGGCGGTCGTCATCATCGCCGCGGTGGTCACCACCGCGCTGTTCGGCGTCCGCTCGCGCGGCGCCCTGGTGCTCACCCTGATTCTGTCGCTGGCGGGACTGGCCCCGGCGGCGCTGATCGGGCACTCCTCCAGCTCAAGCGACCATGAGGGCGCCATCAACTCCCTGGGCCTCCACCTGGTGGGTGTCTCGGCCTGGCTGGGCGGGATCATCGTGCTGACGCTCCTTTCCGGCATCCTGTCCGCTCCCGCCGGCAAGGCCGACATCACCGAGCCCACCCTCCGCCGTTTCTCCGCCGTGGCCGGATTCGCCTTCGCCTTGGTCTTCGCCTCCGGCGTGATCAACGCGAGCATCCGGGTGGGCAGCTGGGCCGACCTCACCGGGTCGACGTACGGGCAGCTTATCGTCGCGAAAGCGTCAGCCACGCTGGTCCTGGGCGGCGTCGGGTTCATGCACCGCCGCTGGGTTATCCCCCAGCTGGGCGCTAAGGGCGCCGGCCTGTCTGCCCGACGGGTGCTCTGGCAACTGGTGCTCGTGGAACTGCTGGTGATGGGCGCGACGTCGGGCATCGCCGTCGCGCTTGGCCGCTCCGCTCCGCCGCAGGGCGAGACGCCCGCCCAGAACGCCTCCCCGGCCTTCATCCTCTCCGGCTACGAGCTGCCGCCGGAGCTGACACCGCAGCGCTGGCTCACCGAGTGGCGGTTCGACTGGCTGTGGGTCGCCGTCGCCGTCGTTGGCCTGGTGACCTACGTGCTGGGCATCCGCAAGGTCCGCCAGCGCGGCGATTCCTGGTCCTGGTTCCGGACCGTCAACTGGGTGATCGGCCTGGCGGTCCTCACGTACGTGACATCCGGGCCGCCGTCGGTCTACGGCCGGGTGCTGTTCTCGGCGCACATGGTCGACCATATGGCGCTGACCATGGTGGCACCGATCTTCCTGGTCTTGGGCGCCCCCGTCACCTTGGCGCTGCGCGCGCTGACCCCGCGGCGGGATAGTTCCCGCGGGCCGCGGGAATGGCTGCTGGTCTTTGTGCACTCCAAGTTCTCACAGCTCGTCACGCATCCGCTGTTCGCAGCGGCCAACTTTGCCGGGTCGATTGTGCTGTTCTACTACTCGGACGCTTTCGGCTACGCCATGCGCGACCACGTGGGCCACGAGCTGATGAACCTGCACTTCGCGCTGACCGGCTATATCTTTGTGCTGACCATGATCGGCACGGACCCCCTGCCCCGGCGGGCGCCGTACCCGATGCGGCTGCTGCTGTTGCTGGCCACCATGGGCTTCCACGCATTCTTTGGCGTCGCGATCATGGGAGGCACCGGCCTGCTGGCCGCCGACTACTTCGGAAACCTGGGCCGCACCTGGGGTCCCTCGGCCCTGCTGGACCAGCAGATGGGCGGCGCGGTGGCGTGGGGGATCGGCGAAGTGCCCACCCTGCTCGTGGCGATCGGCGTCGCCGTGATGTGGTCCCGCTCCGACGCGCGGGAGTCCAAGCGCACCGACCGCGCCGCGGACAGGAATAACGACGCCGATCTCACCGCTTACAACGATATGTTTGCCAAGCTCGCCGAGCGCGATGCGAAGCTGGCCGAACGCAATTCAAAGCTGGAAGGACGCTGATGAGCGAAACCGTACGCACCCACCTCCGGGTCCGGGCCTCCGAACTCGTAGGCCGCGGCTGGCTGAACACCGGCGGCAAATCCCTGGACCTCGAATCCCTGCGCGGCAAAATTGTGCTGCTCGACTTCTGGACCTTTTGCTGCATCAACTGCCTGCACGTCCTGGACGAACTCCGCCCGCTCGAGCAGAAATACTCCGACGTCCTGGTGACCGTCGGCGTGCACTCGCCCAAGTTCGAGCACGAAGCGGACCCGGTGGCGCTGGCCGCCGCCGTCGAACGCTACGAGATCCACCACCCGGTCCTGGATGACCCGGAGCTGGAGACCTGGAAGGCCTACACCGCCCGCGCCTGGCCCACCCTGGTGGTCATCGACCCCGAGGGCTACATCGTGGCGCACCTCTCCGGCGAGGGCCACGCGGACGGCCTGGCTGTGCTGATCCCCGAGCTGATCGCAGAACACGAGGCCAAGGGCACGCTGCACCGCGGCGACGGCCCCTACGTGGCGCCGGAACCGACGTCGGGCACACTCCGGTTCCCGGGCAAGGCGCTGTACCTGCCGGCCGGCCGTGGCAGTTCCGCCGCAGCGGCCGACGCCGGGCAGGAGAAACCGGCCGGAACCTGGCTGGTCACCGACACCGGCCACCACCGGCTGGTTGAACTGGGCACCGACTTCGAGACGGTGCTGGGCACCTACGGATCGGGCGAGAAGGGCCACGCCGACGGCGGCGCCGCCGACGCCCGCTTCAACGAGCCGCAGGGCCTGGTGCTGTTGCCGGAGGACGTGGCCGCGAAGGCCGGCTACGACGTCGTGGTTGCCGACTCGGTCAACCACCGGCTCCGCGGGCTCTCCCTCGCGGACGGCACCACCACCACTCTTGCCGGCAACGGGGTCCAGCGGCTCCTTGAGACCGGCCCGGCCCGAGTGGACGAGGAGGGCGCCGCATACGGTGCCCGGCTCGAGGCCGATCCGCTGCAGGTCTCGCTGAGCTCACCCTGGGATGTCGTGTGGTCCAGCAAGCTCAACGCCGTCGTGGTGGCCATGGCCGGGGTGCACCAGATCTTCAGCTTCGACCCGGTCACGGGCGCGGTGTCCATCATCGCCGGCAACGGCCTGGAGGGCCTGCTCGACGGCCCGGCCGCCGAAGCCTGGTTCGCCCAGTCGTCCGGCCTGGCCGAGGACGCGGAGGGCAACATCTGGGTTGCCGACTCCGAGACCTCCGCGCTGCGCAAGCTCGTCATCGCCGA harbors:
- a CDS encoding NHL domain-containing thioredoxin family protein produces the protein MSETVRTHLRVRASELVGRGWLNTGGKSLDLESLRGKIVLLDFWTFCCINCLHVLDELRPLEQKYSDVLVTVGVHSPKFEHEADPVALAAAVERYEIHHPVLDDPELETWKAYTARAWPTLVVIDPEGYIVAHLSGEGHADGLAVLIPELIAEHEAKGTLHRGDGPYVAPEPTSGTLRFPGKALYLPAGRGSSAAAADAGQEKPAGTWLVTDTGHHRLVELGTDFETVLGTYGSGEKGHADGGAADARFNEPQGLVLLPEDVAAKAGYDVVVADSVNHRLRGLSLADGTTTTLAGNGVQRLLETGPARVDEEGAAYGARLEADPLQVSLSSPWDVVWSSKLNAVVVAMAGVHQIFSFDPVTGAVSIIAGNGLEGLLDGPAAEAWFAQSSGLAEDAEGNIWVADSETSALRKLVIADGGAITVESAVGKGLFDFGFRDGPAADARLQHPLGVTVLPDGSVAIADTYNGAVRRYDPATGTVSTLARGLSEPSDVIVDHTHVAGAEPLLVVVEANKHQLVYVPIPKEAQQVDEGAVQTHRPKSPVAPGLLSLAVRFTAPTGQKLDDRWGDPTQLKISSTPPELLVAGGGTSVGLLRTLELSSDVPEGVLHITARAAACDGPETEDGEIPDHAACHLYQQDWGIPVVLQADGDTELVLDLRGMD